The following is a genomic window from Pseudomonas sp. FP2335.
GTTAGTATCAAACATTGACCTAGGCCGAAGTATAATTTATATGTGCTTTTCAATGTGCTCGGGGGTTCGTGGGTTAGGTGGTAGCTCGCTATTCCGTGATCAATCAATCCTTGCATTTTCAGTCTCCTTGGCCTAGTGCTGTTGAGCGCTCTCTAGCCTGTTTTAACCCGCAGACAATAATTTCTCGAAGTTTCTGATGGTTAAAGAAATTTATCGCCTGCATTGTTGTTCCTTCAGGTGTTGTGACTTTTTCACAAAGTGTCATTGGTGGTGATTGATTGGCTTCAAGAAGAGATGTAGTTCCCCGCAGTGACTGAATTGTCATGGAGGTACCTTGTTCTTTATTGAATCCGGCAAAAACAGCATACTCAATAAGGGCCGCCGCAAAATAGGAAATATATGCAGGGCCTCCGCCAATCAAAGCCGTCGCGGAGTCAATGAGTGCTTCGTCCTTTATCATCATGACTTTCCCTAGGCTTGAAAAAATCACCTCGGCCAGCCGGATGGTTTTCTCTGTTGCTTCAGGGGCGAACGTCAGTGCGGTCAAGCCTTGGTTGATGGCGCATGCGAGGTTCGGAATGGCTCTGCAGACTTGTACTGTATTGAGCTGGGCCGCGAGCTCGGGCGTAGATATGCCGGCCATGACTGATATTATTGCACCGTCAATTTTCTCAAGCTTCGATATTTTTTTTGAAAGCGCTTTGAACGATTGAGGCGGAATTGCGAGGATTATACAATCTGACTTTAGAAGTTTTGGCAGGCCTTCGACTGTATTGACACCCATTTTAGTCATTTCATCCCTGCGTGCAGCATCAGGGTCAATAGTCGTTATCGATATGTCAAGGCTTGAACGTTTCAAACCAAGTGCAATGGCGCTTCCCATATGGCCCGCGCCTATAATTGTGACCTCAATTGTTGTCTTGGTCATCATGAGTTCTCTGTTTGTCTGATGGGTATTGCTCTCCTGTATGTTTTCAGATTCATCCAAAGTTTGACTGGCATCAAACCTTGAGCTTCCTAAAGGTGTGTAGTCCATTTCTGGTGTAATTAAGTTTTGGCAACGGATACGGCTATGACTATTTGCTGGACGGTTTGGGTAGGTTTGCGAGAGTGAAGCAAGTTTCAGAACTTTCCGAAAGATCGCTCCTGTATCTAATCTGAGACCTTTTATAAGTCGATCATGTGCTTGCAGTCTTGAGTGTCCAATGATCGGACGGCTAAGTCGGTACGTCGCACCCTAGCCCCACATTTTTCCCCGCGCTATACCCCACATCTCGATTTCATGCGATCTTCTCGCCATTCGCCCTGGAGTCGCCTGGATGCCCTCATTTATCTCCGATCACCCCATGCTCTGTGCCCTGGGGCTGATCTTTATCGACATCGCCGTCTGGCGTCTTATCTCCGCCGACCTCGCCAACTGGAAGCTCGCCGCGCGGCTGGTGATTTTTGCGGTGTTCAGCGCCGTGCTGTTCAACGATGGCATGAACCCCATGCTGGTTGCGCCCTACGCCGACAACACCGCACTGCACATGGCCGCGACGGCCTTGCAGATCGGCTGGTGGCTGTTCGCGGCGCGTACGCTCACGGTGCTGCTTGGCGCGTTGATGATGCAGCGGGTCGGTCACACCGGGCGGTTGTTGCAGGATCTGCTCGGCGCGGTGATTTTCCTGATTGCGATCATCGCCGCTCTGGCCTACGTGCTCGACCTGCCGGTCAAGGGCGTGCTGGCCACCTCCGGTGCGGTGGCGATCATTGTCGGCCTGGCGCTGCAAAGTACTTTGAGCGACGTGTTTTCCGGGATCGTGCTCAATACCACCAAGCCCTACCAGCTGGATGACTGGATCTCCATCGACGGCACCGAGGGCCGTGTCACCGACATCGATTGGCGTGCCACGCGCCTGCAAACCTCCCAGGGCAGCCTGGCGGTGATCCCCAATTCCCTGGCGGCCAAGGCCAAGATCATCAACTTTTCGCGCCCGGCGGATATGTTCGGCCTGGCGGTCAGCCTGCAAGTCAGCCCCCATGCACGCCCGCAAACGGTGATTGAGGCCCTGGAGCGGGCGATGCAAGGCTGCCGACCGTTGCTGGCGAATCCGGCGCCCAGCGTGGCGTTCAAAACCAGCGGCAGCGCGGGCGTGGAGTATGAAATCAGCGGCTTTGTGCCGGCCATGAGCCTCAAGCGCGAGGTACGCAACCAGCTTTACGACCTGGCTTTCCGTCACCTGCAATCGGCGGGTGTGAGCCTGTTGTCCGCCACCGAAAGCAGCACGCCAGCCACTGCATCGGCGGCGCGGGCGCTGTTGGAGCGTTCGTCGATTTTCTCGACCCTGCGCCAGGAAGAAAAAGACACCTTCAGTCAGAACATGACCCTGCACACCTATCGCACCGGCGAGATGATTCTGGCGGCAGGGGAGGTCAGTGATCATCTGTTCATCATCGAGTCCGGCGTGGTCTCGGTGATGTTGACCAAGGGCGGCCACAAGTTCGAAGCCGGGCGCATGGGGCCGGGCGAGGCGATTGGCGAGGCGGGAATCCTGTCGGATCAGGCGGCGCTGGCGGACTTTTCGGCGAAGACCTTCTGCACCCTGTACCGCATCGAGAAGGAATACCTCAAGCCGTGCCTGGATGCGCGGCATGACATCAGCGAGGCGATGAAAGCGCTGTTGGATTTCCGCCTGCACGCGGCGCAGGCCCTGACCCAGGAAACACCCGTGGTGCCGGTGAAGAAGGGCTTCTTGCAGTGGCTGAAAAAGCGCGGGCTCTAGGCCCGCGCTCGCGTTCGATCAGAAGTTCACCGTGGCACTCAGGCGCGCGGTCAGTGGCGCACCCTGGAACAGGTAGTCATCGCCCAGGTACTCGCCTGCGTCGCGCCAGTAGCGCTTGTCGAACAGGTTGTCGACGCTCAGGCGCAGCACCGTCTCATAGCCGTCTACCTTGGTGGTGTAGCGGCTGCCCACATTGACCACTGCGTAATCGCCGACTTCCACCGTGCCGTCGCGGTTGGCGGCCTTCTTCGCGCTGTACTGCACGCCGCCGAGCACCGCCAGGCCGTTGACCCACGGCAGCGCGTAGTCGGCGTACAGGCTGGCGCGCAGCTTGGGCACGTTGAGCGCCTGATGGCCTTCGTATGCCGGGGTGCCGCTGCCGGTGACCCGTGCACGGATCGCCGCCACGCTACTGGAAATCTGCAGGCGTTCGGTGGCCCAGCCATTGGCCGACAGCTCCAGCCCGGTGTTTTTCTGCTCGCCTTGTTGCACGTAGTTGAACGCGCCCGTGCCGTCCGGCTTGGCGTACTGGTAGGCCTGGCGGGTCTGGAACACGGCGGCGGCGAAGCTGATGCGGCGCCAGTCGTATTTCACCCCGGCTTCGAGCTGGCGTGAGGTGGTGGGGGCCAGGGTTTCGCCGTCGTTGATGGTGGTCCATGGCGCTTCACCGCCCAGGGACAGGCCCTTGCTGTAGCTGGTGTACAACGACAGGTTTTCCACCGGCTTGTAGATCAACGATGCCTGGGGCAGGAATTCGTATGTCTGGGTGTGGCGTTGCTGGTTGCCGAACTCATCAAACGCCTTTTCATCCAGGCGCACTTCGCGGCCTCCGAGGATGGTTTGCCATTGCTCGTTCAGGCGAATGCGGTCGGTGACGAACAGGCCGTACTGGCGGCTGTCGAGGCGCCGGTGCTTGTCGTTCAGCGGTACGTCGGTGGGGGTGAAGGTCGGGGCATCCACATTGATGTTGGAGCTGCCGATGTATTCGTTCACTGACTTGCGCTTGTCGATCACCCGGCGAAAGGCGCTGGTGCCGAAGGTCAGTTCATGGCCCAGGCTGGCGGTGTCGAACAGCCCGGTCATGGCCGCCTGCACTTCGTCGTCACGACGGGTGTCGTCGGGGCTGCGGTAGTCGTAGACGTCGTAGTCGCCGGTGGGGCCGAAGGTTGCGGTGCCGCAATCGGTCACGTAGAAGCAGCCGTAGGCAAACGAGCTGTAATCGTCAATCACCACCTTGCTGCGCGCCGCGCTGACGTTGCCTTTCCACTGATCACTGAAGCGGTACTCGAACTTGCCGTTGAGGTTCAGCGAATCGATCCCCACCGGCTTCGAGCCGCTCTGGTGCCCCAGCAGTTTTTTCGGCGAGGCGTCGTTCGGCACTTCAGTGCCGCCGAGCAACTGGTAGCCCGGCACCGAGCGCTGTTGCTTGTTCTGGTATTCGGCGTCCAGTTGCAGCACGGCGTCGGGGCTGATGTTCCAGTCGAAGGCCAGGGACAGGAAATCGCGCTGGCCATTGGCGTGTTCCACATAGGAATGCAGGTCTTCATGGGCGACGTTGGCACGCAGGCCGAATTGCTTGTCGCTGCCAAACCAGCCGCCGACGTCGGTGGCGATGTAGCCGCTGCCGCGATCATCGGTGGACACCGTCACCGAACGCACATCTTCCGGGCGCTTGGTCACGTAGTTGATCACGCCGCTGGGCTCGGAAATGCCGCTCTGCAAACCGGCCAGGCCCTTGAGCACCTCGACCTGCTGCTTGTTTTCCAGGGCGACGTTCTGCTCGCCGGTGATGGTGCGCCCGTTGATCTTGTAGCTGCTCGCCGCGTTCAGCGAGAAGCCGCGCACCACAAAGTTTTCGTAGTAGCCGATGGGGGCGTAGCTGTCGCCCACCGACGCGTCGTTGCGCAACACCTCACTGAGCAGGCGTGCTTGCTGGTCCTGGATCAACTGCGCGTTGATCACCGCGATCGACGCCGGCGTATCGAGCAGAGCGGCTTCGCTGAAGCCGCTGACCGACGCGGTTTCGCTGCGATAGCCGGTTTCATCCTGGCCCAGAACGTTCACCGCCGGCAGCTCCAGCTCGGCCGCGAGGCTGCTGCCGATGCCGCCACTGAGCAGCAGGCCGAGGGCGAAACGTGAAGTGACGACGGGACGAAAACGCAAAACCATGGGGGCAGGGCCTTAAAGCGCGGGGCGGGGGGCGCATAAGCTAGGCATAAGTGCACACTTTTACAAGGCTTCGAGAATGATTCGCGGCTTGAGACAACCCGTCTCAGCCCTCACGCCGATCCAGCTGGACCTCGACAGCGGGCGTGCACAGCTGCGATAGACAAGGCTTCTCTCACTGTTGCAGGAGATTGTCATGGGTATCGCTGGAAAAGTTGCGCTGGTCACCGGCGCCGGGCAGGGCATCGGCCGGGCCATTGCCCTGCGCCTGGCACAGGACGGGGCCGACATCGCCCTGGTGGACATCAACGGCGCCAAGCTCGAAGCCGTTGCCGCTGAAGTCGTGGGCCTGGGCCGCAAGGCGTCGGTATTCGTCGCCGACGTGTCCAAGCTTGAGCAAGTGGTGGCCGCGGTGGAGCACGCGCACCAGACCCTGGGAGGCTTTGACATCATCGTCAACAACGCTGGGGTGGCGCAGATTGATTCGCTGCTGGAGGTCAGCCCGGAGCAGGTCGAGCGCACCTTGGGCATCAACGTGCAGGGCGTGCTGTGGGGCATCCAGGCCGCCGGCAAGAAATTCAAGGCACTCAAGCAAAAGGGCAAGATCATCAATGCCTGTTCCATCGCAGGCCATGAAGGGTTTGCGCTGCTGGGCGTGTACTCGGCGACCAAGTTCGCGGTGCGTGCGCTGACTCAGGCGGCGGCCAAGGAACTGGCGAGCGCGGGGATTACCGTGAATGCGTATTGCCCCGGCGTAGTGGGCACGGACATGTGGGTAGAGATCGACAAGCGCATGGCGCAGATCACTGGCGCCGAAGTCGGGGCGACGTACAAGAAGTATGTGGATGGCATTGCATTGGGCCGGGCGCAAACGCCAGAGGATGTCGCGGGGTTGGTCTCCTACCTGGCTGGGCCGGACGCGGATTACATGACCGGCCAGGCGCCATTGATCGACGGCGGCCTGGTCTACCGTTAAGCCTCTAGGTGGGCTCGGTCTAATGTGGGAGCAGGCAAGCCAGCTCCCACATTTTGATCCCATTGTGTCAGGTGGTTTTGTTGGGCATGTCGATACCCAGCTGGTTGACTCGGCGATACAGGGTTGCCCTGGAGATCCCCAGCGCCTGCGCCGTCGGCAGCGGCTTCCAGCGATGGCGGATCAACGCATCGAGCACCAACTGGCGCTGCGGGCTGACGCTTTCTTCAACCCCCACCGCCACCTGTTCCCCACGCACTTCCACTGGCAGGTCCGTCACTTGCAGCGTGTCGCCGTCACACACCGCGCAGGCATACGCCAACACGTGCCGCAGTTGCCGCACATTGCCCGGCCAGGCGTAGCCCAGCAGTAACTCCAGCGCGGTGCTGGCGATACCCACAGGCTGCGCTTGCTGCTCCAGCAACCGATTGATCAACGCCAGCTTGTCGGTACGCTCACGCAAGGGCGGCAGGCAGAAACGCGCGCAGCCGAGGCGGAAGTACAGGTCTTCACGAAAGCGCCCCTCACTCACCAACCCCGCCAGATCGCGGTGGCTGGCGCAGATCACCTGGATGTCCACCGCGCGGGTTTTCGCCGCGCCCAGTGGGGCCACTTCGCCTTCGGCCATCACCCGCAGCAGGCGCGTTTGCAGCGCCAGGGGCATGTCGCCGATTTCATCGAGGAACAAGGTGCCGCCGTCGGCCTGCACCAACAGCCCCGGCATGCCCTTGCTGGATGCGCCGGTGAAGGCCCCGGCGACGTAGCCAAACAGCTCGCTTTCAATCAGGTTCTCGGGAATCGCCGCGCAGTTCACCGCCACGAACGGCCCGTGACGCCGGGCGCTGCGTTCATGCAACTGGCGGGCGAACACCTCTTTGCCG
Proteins encoded in this region:
- a CDS encoding pyrroline-5-carboxylate reductase codes for the protein MDYTPLGSSRFDASQTLDESENIQESNTHQTNRELMMTKTTIEVTIIGAGHMGSAIALGLKRSSLDISITTIDPDAARRDEMTKMGVNTVEGLPKLLKSDCIILAIPPQSFKALSKKISKLEKIDGAIISVMAGISTPELAAQLNTVQVCRAIPNLACAINQGLTALTFAPEATEKTIRLAEVIFSSLGKVMMIKDEALIDSATALIGGGPAYISYFAAALIEYAVFAGFNKEQGTSMTIQSLRGTTSLLEANQSPPMTLCEKVTTPEGTTMQAINFFNHQKLREIIVCGLKQARERSTALGQGD
- a CDS encoding acetoin reductase: MGIAGKVALVTGAGQGIGRAIALRLAQDGADIALVDINGAKLEAVAAEVVGLGRKASVFVADVSKLEQVVAAVEHAHQTLGGFDIIVNNAGVAQIDSLLEVSPEQVERTLGINVQGVLWGIQAAGKKFKALKQKGKIINACSIAGHEGFALLGVYSATKFAVRALTQAAAKELASAGITVNAYCPGVVGTDMWVEIDKRMAQITGAEVGATYKKYVDGIALGRAQTPEDVAGLVSYLAGPDADYMTGQAPLIDGGLVYR
- a CDS encoding mechanosensitive ion channel family protein → MPSFISDHPMLCALGLIFIDIAVWRLISADLANWKLAARLVIFAVFSAVLFNDGMNPMLVAPYADNTALHMAATALQIGWWLFAARTLTVLLGALMMQRVGHTGRLLQDLLGAVIFLIAIIAALAYVLDLPVKGVLATSGAVAIIVGLALQSTLSDVFSGIVLNTTKPYQLDDWISIDGTEGRVTDIDWRATRLQTSQGSLAVIPNSLAAKAKIINFSRPADMFGLAVSLQVSPHARPQTVIEALERAMQGCRPLLANPAPSVAFKTSGSAGVEYEISGFVPAMSLKREVRNQLYDLAFRHLQSAGVSLLSATESSTPATASAARALLERSSIFSTLRQEEKDTFSQNMTLHTYRTGEMILAAGEVSDHLFIIESGVVSVMLTKGGHKFEAGRMGPGEAIGEAGILSDQAALADFSAKTFCTLYRIEKEYLKPCLDARHDISEAMKALLDFRLHAAQALTQETPVVPVKKGFLQWLKKRGL
- a CDS encoding TonB-dependent siderophore receptor, which codes for MVLRFRPVVTSRFALGLLLSGGIGSSLAAELELPAVNVLGQDETGYRSETASVSGFSEAALLDTPASIAVINAQLIQDQQARLLSEVLRNDASVGDSYAPIGYYENFVVRGFSLNAASSYKINGRTITGEQNVALENKQQVEVLKGLAGLQSGISEPSGVINYVTKRPEDVRSVTVSTDDRGSGYIATDVGGWFGSDKQFGLRANVAHEDLHSYVEHANGQRDFLSLAFDWNISPDAVLQLDAEYQNKQQRSVPGYQLLGGTEVPNDASPKKLLGHQSGSKPVGIDSLNLNGKFEYRFSDQWKGNVSAARSKVVIDDYSSFAYGCFYVTDCGTATFGPTGDYDVYDYRSPDDTRRDDEVQAAMTGLFDTASLGHELTFGTSAFRRVIDKRKSVNEYIGSSNINVDAPTFTPTDVPLNDKHRRLDSRQYGLFVTDRIRLNEQWQTILGGREVRLDEKAFDEFGNQQRHTQTYEFLPQASLIYKPVENLSLYTSYSKGLSLGGEAPWTTINDGETLAPTTSRQLEAGVKYDWRRISFAAAVFQTRQAYQYAKPDGTGAFNYVQQGEQKNTGLELSANGWATERLQISSSVAAIRARVTGSGTPAYEGHQALNVPKLRASLYADYALPWVNGLAVLGGVQYSAKKAANRDGTVEVGDYAVVNVGSRYTTKVDGYETVLRLSVDNLFDKRYWRDAGEYLGDDYLFQGAPLTARLSATVNF